One window from the genome of Magnolia sinica isolate HGM2019 chromosome 4, MsV1, whole genome shotgun sequence encodes:
- the LOC131242693 gene encoding replication factor C subunit 3 encodes MAETMNSPMEIDEGFLPSKSPTNKGKSVISEVSSKSTPWVEKYRPQSLADVAAHRDIVDTIDRLTNENKLPHLLLYGPPGTGKTSTILAVARKLYGSHYQNMILELNASDDRGIDVVRQQIQDFASTQSFSFGAKSSVKLVLLDEADAMTKDAQFALRRVIEKYTKSTRFSLICNHVNKIIPALQSRCTRFRFAPLDATHVTERLQYVIKAEGLDVTESGLAALVRLSNGDMRKALNILQSTQMASPHVTEDAVYLCTGNPMPKDIEQISSWLLNESFATSFGCISNMKMRKGLALVDIVREVTMFVFKIKMPADVRVKLINDLADIEYRLSSGCNDKLQLGALVTCFTYARASLVAAAK; translated from the exons atggcgGAGACGATGAACTCTCCCATGGAAATCGACGAGGGTTTTCTGCCATCGAAGAGCCCAACAAACAAGGGCAAAAGCGTAATTTCAGAAGTAAGCAGCAAGTCCACGCCGTGGGTCGAGAAATACCGTCCACAGTCCCTCGCAGATGTAGCTGCCCATCGCGACATCGTCGATACCA TCGACAGGCTCACGAACGAGAACAAGCTGCCCCATCTCCTCCTCTACGGCCCACCCGGCACCGGCAAGACTTCCACCATCCTCGCCGTCGCCCggaagctctatgggtcccactacCAGAACATGATCCTCGAGCTCAATGCATCTGACGACAGGGGCATTGACGTCGTCCGCCAGCAGATCCAAGACTTCGCCAGCACCCAGAGCTTCTCCTTTGG TGCCAAGTCCTCCGTGAAGTTGGTCCTATTGGATGAAGCAGACGCCATGACGAAGGATGCACAGTTTGCCTTGCGTAGAG TAATTGAGAAATACACAAAGAGCACCAGGTTTTCTCTCATTTGTAATCATGTCAACAAAATCATTCCAGCTTTACAATCAAGATGTACTCGTTTTAGATTTGCTCCTCTCGATGCTACTCACGTCACAGAACGCCTTCAATATGTAATAAAGGCTGAAGG GCTTGATGTAACTGAGAGTGGCTTAGCAGCACTTGTACGGCTGAGCAATGGTGACATGAGAAAGGCTTTGAATATTTTGCAG TCAACGCAAATGGCTTCTCCGCATGTAACTGAAGACGCCGTTTACTTGTGCACTGGAAACCCAATGCCTAAAGACATTGAGCAGATATCCTCCTGGCTTCTAAATGAATCATTTGCGACTAGTTTCGGAT GCATATCTAATATGAAGATGAGGAAAGGATTGGCATTGGTGGACATTGTGAGAGAGGTTACCAT GTTTGTGTTTAAGATTAAAATGCCAGCAGATGTTCGAGTTAAATTAATCAATGATTTGGCAGACATCGA